A region of the Campylobacter cuniculorum DSM 23162 = LMG 24588 genome:
AAACCGGCACATTTAAGCATTTCAAGGCTTACTCTAGGTGGTTTGGTTTCAAGTTTGCCTTGAATGAGCTCATTGGATAATGTTTTAACTTTTTCAATCCTCGAATAAGCAATTTTAACATAAAATTCGTTTTGTTCTATGCCTATAAAATGTCTGTTTAATTTTTTTGCTGCTGCTCCTGTTGTTCCTGTGCCAAAAAAGGGTCTAAAATCAAATCCCCTTGTTTTGAGCTAGACATTATCACCTTTTCAAGCAAAGATTGAGGTTTTTGAGTGGAGTGAATTTTCTTGCCCGATGCGTCTTTTAATCTTTCATTACCTATGCAAATTCCTATATTCCAAACAGATTTTTCTTGTTTGTTATTGTTTAAAAATTTCATAGTTTTATAGTTAAAAGTATAAGGGGCATTTTTATTTTTAGAACACCAAATCAGAGTTTCATGTGAATTGCAAAATCTTGTTCCCTTAAAATTTGGCACAGGATTAGGTTTATTCCAAATGATATCATTTAAAATCCAAAATCCTAAATCTTGCATAATATATCCTAAGCGAAAGATGTTTTGAAAAGAGCCTATAACCCAAATACTCCCATTATTTTTTAAAATTCTCTTGCATTCACGCAACCAAGCTTTACAAAAACTATCATAAGCCTGTAAAGATTCAAATTTATCCCATTCATCACTCACTCCACTAAAAAGCTCACCATTTGTTCTTAAAAGCTCTCCTTGTGTTTGCATAAAATAAGGTGGGTCAGCAAAAATCAAATCCACGCTTTGTTCTGGAAAAGTCTTTAAAATTTCTAAACAATTGCCTTGTAAGATGGTATCTTTTTGCATTAGAGTCCTTTTAAATTTTGACTTGATTTAAACACCTGCTAAGTTTTAAGAATAAAGTTTAAAATCTGTATAAGATCATATTTGTGATTTGGGCTTAAAATACCAAAAATCTTAAGCATTTGTATAAAAATGTCAATATTTTTCTCATTAATTTCTAAGTATCCTTTCTCTTTGCTTTGAATTTTTCTGCCCAAAAAACTTTCCTTTCCCTTTGAGTCTTTAAGCAAATAAAGCGGAAAGCAAAAAAATAACATCGCTTGAATTCCTATAGCCTTTTGTTTTTCTTTGATAACAATTTCGCTTAAAAAATTATTATTTTTAAAAGAATACACAAGCAAAGGATAAGAAATTTTAGATTCTAAGAAGTCAATGTGAGCAATTTTAAGGGGTTTAAATACACTACGATTGATTTGCATTTTATCCTCTATAAGTGCGTCATTATTCTCTAAAAAAGTTTTAAGTTTTAAGAGTGTTTCCTTTTTTATAATATTTTGTCTATAAAATTGCCAAATTATATCACTTAATTCGTATAGTTTTTTAAATTTTTTATTTGCACCAACGAAATGGTAAGCGTCTTTTTTCACAACTTCATCATATCCGATTTGCCATTCTATATAATGTTTAATATTAATTTTTGTTTGCGTGGGTGCGATAGGCTTTCCATAATCATTGAAAGTATGACGTTCTTTGATTCTAATCTTACCACCAACAGCAGTTAAAGCAAGTTCGTAAAGCATTTTAAATTCATGCATTTTTATCCTTTAAATTTGTAAAATAATGCAAAAAATATGTTTTAATCTTTTCTTCATTATATTTTTTTTGATAAAACCAAGCTAAGAGTTCATCCTCAATGCTTTTAAAAGAAGCATTATCTATAAAAATGTCCATATTTCCAAAATAATAGGGTAAAAGATGGGCATATTTTTTAAAAAAATGGATATAAATATAATATTTTAAATTCTCCTTAAAGATTTTTATCGCATTTTTATTTGGGTTTTGTATAAAGGTTTTATTGCGTTTTAGAGCGTTAATATCTCTTAGAGGATGAAAATAAGCTACAGCCTTTCTTGTGTCCTTTGGATTAGGATATTTACAAATATAATGATTGATACTATCAAACTGCGATAAAGAAAAGGTATGTTGTTCTAATGTTTTGAATGTATATTTTTTGATATATTCATAGTCCATACCTTGCTTGGTTTTTTCATACAAAGCTATGATAATAGGGAAAAATGTGCTGGATTTTGGAGTGAAAAATTCCGATGAAACGACCACATCATCAATCAATCTAAAATGGAGTTTAAAATCCTTTAAAGCCTTAAAATTTGCTTCTTTAATCAAGTATGATAAAGGATGCAAAACGCAAACAAAATCGGGATTTAAAAGCTCATAAGAGCGTAAAAAAGAAATTCCTAAATCCCTATGTCGCAATTTTTCATCACAAGAATGCAATTCTTTTTTTATTTCAGAGCGAATGATGGAGGTTTTGTCGTTATAGGGAGGATTTCCGATAATTATAATTTTTTGATTATCTTTAATGCCAAATTTTGATCTATGGACTTCAAATAAAGAATTTGTGCAAATACTTTTGGCATTTTTTACTTTGTTTAAAGCCATTTCATCAATATCCGCACCGATATAATCTAAATCTTGTGTAAAAAAATCCCCATATCCGCAAGAGCTATCTAAAAAAGTGTATTCTTTGAGATTTTTGATGTATTTTTCTAAAAGTTCGTAAGCCTTAGAAACTAAGATTTTAGGTGTATAAAAGCTTCCTAAATTGATTGTCATTTTTTCATCTAAATGATTTTGTTTGGGCTTAATGCTTTGAATCATTTTAAACATTCCTGCAAATTTTAAACATTTCTAGCCTTGACTTCTAAAAATAATTCATATCACACCTTTAGAGCTTGCGAGTTTTTCATCTTCTATTTTAATCGCCATTTTTAAAGCTCTTCCAAAGGCTTTAAAAAGCCCTTCAGCCTTGTGATGCTCGTTTTGTCCCTTAACTTTTAAATGCAAACTTGCTCCCATAGAATAACTTAAAGAATAAAAAAAATGCTCTATCATTTCAGTGCTTAATTCTCCAAGTTTTTGCTTTTTAAATTTAGCTTTATAAACCAAATGAGGGCGGTTGCAAAAGTCTATGCTGCAGCTTGCAAGAGCTTCGTCCATCGGCAAAACAAAACCATAGCGTCCTATGCCGATTTTATCACCTAAAGCTTTTTTTATCGCACTTCCAAAGGCTAAAGCCACATCTTCAACGCTGTGATGTTCATCAATTTCTAAATCCCCTTTGCAAGAAATTTCAAGCCCTATGCCCGAATGCACAGCAATTTGCTCAAGCATATGATTGAAAAAGCCCACACCTGTATCAAGCTTGATTTTCCCTCCATTTAAAGCAAGTTTAACTTGAATTTTAGTCTCTTTAGTAATCCTCGAAACACTTGCATTTCTAAAAGTGCTTAAAATTTCATCACAGAGTTCTTGCCAAGTGAAAGTTCCATATTTTAACCCTCTAACGCCTAAATTTTGAGCTAAAGCCATATCACTCTCTCTATCACCTATGACAAAACTTTGCTCTCTATCGTAGAGTTTGTGCTGGATATAATCCTTAAGCATTGCTGTTTTTGGTTTTCTGCATTCACAATTTTGGTGTTCAAAATGCGGACAAATGAAAATATCTTTAAATTCTATTCCGCAACTTTTAAGAATATCAAGCATTTTTTGATGAGCCGATTCAAAATTTTCTCTGCTAAAAGTAGGGCTTCCTAGTCCGTCTTGATTGCTAATCATGACAAATTGAAAACCGAAATTTTTAAGTTTTAAAAGGGCTGGAATCGCTCCATTTTCAAAACGTAGCTTTTCAAGGCTATCAACTTGCAAATCACTCTTTGGCTCTTCAATGAGAGTGCCGTCTCTATCGATAAAAAGAATTTTTTGACCCATTTTATTTTTCTTTCAAGCTTTTAAGTCGCAATTCCACAGCATTTTTATGGGCATCTAAGGCTTCAGCAGCCGCTAAAATCGCAACACTTTTTCCAAGTCTTTTAAAACCTTTAACGCTAAGTTCTTGCACGGTCATTTTTTTACTAAAATCCGCAAGATTCAAGCTTGAATGAGTTTTGGTTAAGCCATAAGTTGGCAAAACGTGGTTGGTTCCGCTTGCATAATCTCCCATAGATTCAGGAGAATAAGCCCCTAAAAATACCGATCCAGCATGTTTGATTCCACTTAAGAGTTCTCGTGGTTTTTGAGTTTGTATGATGAGGTGTTCTGGAGCATAAGCATTTGAAATTTCAAGGCTTTGTTCTAAATTTTTTGCAACAATGATTTTAGAATGCACTATGCTTTGCGATGCCAATTCTTTTCGTGCTAAATTTTCAAGCTGTTTTTGCACCTCATCATTAACTTTTTGGGCAAAGTTTTCACTCAAACACACCAAAAGTACTTGAGAATCCGCTCCATGTTCAGCTTGAGAGAGTAAATCACTTGCTACAAATTGAGCATTAGCGTATTCATCAGCGATAACTAAAACCTCACTTGGTCCCGCTTGCATATCAATATCCGCCCCTTCAATATCCGCACTCACTCTAGCCTTAGCTTCAGTAACAAAGGCGTTTCCAGGACCAAAAATTTTATCCACTTTTTCAACGCTTTGAGTCCCATAGGCTAAAGCAGCGATGGCTCCTGCTCCGCCCATTTGATAAACTTCATCAACTCCGCATAAATTGGCACAAAAAAGCACAGCATCATTGATTTTAGCAGGACTTGCAAGGACAATTTTTTCACATCCTGCAATCTTAGCGGGAATGGCAAGCATTAAAACAGTTGAAAATAAAGGAGCAAGTCCTCCGGGTATGTAAAGTCCGACTTTTTCAATAGGACGCGTTAAAAGCTCACATTTTACGCCTTTGGTTGTTTCAAGCTTTATTTTTTTAAAAATTTGTGCTTCGTGGAATTTTTTAATATTTTCAAAGGCAAGTTTAATCGCTTTTTTTAATTCTTTATCAATTCTTTTACTTGCGTTTTTTATTGAGTCTTGACTGATTTTTATGCTTGAAATTGTAACTTTGTCAAATTTTAAAGCCTGTTCTATCAAGGCTTCATCACCTCTTTTTTTTACATCTTGAATGATTTCTTCAACAATCTTTGAAATTTCATCTTTTGCTTTCACAGCAGGACGCCTTAAAATTTCTTTTTTTTGTATTTGATTTAAATTTTCATAGATTAAAATTTCCATATTTTCTCACCTTAACATTTTTTCTATTGGTAAAACTAAAATCGAACTTGCACCTTCTTTTTTTAGGGTTTCCATAGTTTCCCAAAATAAATTTTCTTTACTCACTATATGGATAGCTAATTTTTTTTCATCGTGAGCAAGCGGTATAATCGTAGGTTTTTCAAGTCCGGGCAATAACTTTTCAATGACACTTAGCTTTTCTTTTGGAATATGAAGCATAATGTATTTAGACTCTTTAGCACCGATAACTCCTTCAACTCTAAGCAAAATTTTATCAACAAGGGCTTGAATTGTCTCATTTAAGGGGTCTTGTTTTTGTATCAAACAAGCCTTTGATTCATAAATGGTCTTAACTTCTTTAAGTCCATTTGCTTGCAAGGTCGCCCCACTTGAAACCAAATCACAAATTGCATCGGCTAAATTCGCCTTAGGAGCAATTTCAACAGAACCTGTAAGGGTGCAGTTTTGGTAATTTATCCCATTTTTTTTCATAAAATTTTTAAGAAGATGAGGATAAGAAGTAGCGATTCTAAGTCCTTCAAAATCTTTTAAATTTTCAAATTGAGCATCATGAGGGAGAGCCAAACAAAGACGACAATACCCAAAATCAAGCTTTTTAAGCAGTTTAAAATAAGCTTTTTCTCCTAAAGATTTTCTCTCAAGCTCATTTTCTTCTAAGACATTTTCGCCTATAATGCCAAGATCTACAATACCATCAAAAACAAGTCCGGGTATATCATCATCTCTTACCCTTAAAATATCTATGGGAAAATTCGTAGAAAAGGCAATTAAATTTTGTTCATGAATATGCATTTTAATTCCACAATCTTTCAAAAGTTGCAAAGATTCCTTAGAAAGTCTTCCGGACTTTTGTATGGCGATACGAAGACGCGAATTATTTTGCATTTTTTATCCTTGATTTAATTTTTGAGCGTCTATCTTAGCAAAAATATTCTTAAAAAACTAAAATTCTTAAAAGATTTTATTGATTTAAAATGATAGAAGAATCTTTTTGTTTTTGAAAGAATTTAAAAAGGATTTTAATCAAAATGTGCGACTAAATTTTTAGCTAATTCTTTGATATTATCACCTTTAAGCTCTGAAATTTCACCATTTTGTGCAAGAAAAATTCTATCGGCAATATCAAAATAAGAATCATCGTGCGTGATAGCAAAGATAGTCTTACCCTCTTCTTTAAGAAGAGGCAAAAGCTTTTTGTAAAAAAAGCGACGAAATACAGGATCTTGATCAGCTGCCCATTCATCAAGCACTAAAATATCACGTTCTTCAAGCAAAGCAATGAACATAGCCAAACGTTTTTTCTGTCCCATAGAAAGCTTGGTTATGCTGATATGATTGTTTTCAACGCTTGTTTTACTCTCAAGTTCTAAAAATTTAAGCCAAAAATCAATTCTTTCTTGATTTGCAAATTCTGTGTCTTTAAGGGTTTGAGTGAAAAGATGAAAATCACTGAATACTGCACTGATGAGTTTTCTGTATTTTTGGATGTTTTTGGCGTTAATTTTTTCATCATCAAGATAAATGGCTCCTGATTTTGGTTGAAAAAGTCCTGTTAAAAGCATACAAAAAGTGGATTTTCCGCTCCCGTTTTTTCCGATTAAAAAAACTAACTCTCCTTTTTTAAGACTTAAATTGACAGGATTGAGTTGAAAATTTTGGTAAGAAAAACTTGTATTTTCAAAGCGAATTTCTTTCCATTTGACCTTTTCATCTAAGAGGGTAAAATTCTCTTTATAAGCGTCAAGCTCAAGTTTTGCAATCTTATCAAGTGCGATTTTTGCTAGAATTAAAGTTGGAATTGAGCTAATCATAGAGACCAAAGGCGTTCTTAAAAAGAGTATAGATAAAGCAATGGTTGCCGCATTTTCTATGCTTGTAAGCTTAAAATGCAAGGCTAA
Encoded here:
- a CDS encoding multidrug ABC transporter permease/ATP-binding protein, which produces MPFILELLRQNKLRIAFFLFFSFFASIMGVLTLVFINEVLLKNTEHIPIFNFIFLLIIFFISTSFVEISLSVFGQNFIFKMQRRVVKQILDTPLLKIEQIGKARLLASLNSDVRSVSFGLLRLPEFLQASILILCTCFYLLYLSPQLFLLCFVWILLIFVNNHFLMLKVYKCFRKARESDDALNLNYQNILEGHKELIINAFRAKYYYEEEFEKKAEEKRIHNIKGNVLNNISNNITNIALLALVGVQFYLALHFKLTSIENAATIALSILFLRTPLVSMISSIPTLILAKIALDKIAKLELDAYKENFTLLDEKVKWKEIRFENTSFSYQNFQLNPVNLSLKKGELVFLIGKNGSGKSTFCMLLTGLFQPKSGAIYLDDEKINAKNIQKYRKLISAVFSDFHLFTQTLKDTEFANQERIDFWLKFLELESKTSVENNHISITKLSMGQKKRLAMFIALLEERDILVLDEWAADQDPVFRRFFYKKLLPLLKEEGKTIFAITHDDSYFDIADRIFLAQNGEISELKGDNIKELAKNLVAHFD
- the hisG gene encoding ATP phosphoribosyltransferase, which codes for MQNNSRLRIAIQKSGRLSKESLQLLKDCGIKMHIHEQNLIAFSTNFPIDILRVRDDDIPGLVFDGIVDLGIIGENVLEENELERKSLGEKAYFKLLKKLDFGYCRLCLALPHDAQFENLKDFEGLRIATSYPHLLKNFMKKNGINYQNCTLTGSVEIAPKANLADAICDLVSSGATLQANGLKEVKTIYESKACLIQKQDPLNETIQALVDKILLRVEGVIGAKESKYIMLHIPKEKLSVIEKLLPGLEKPTIIPLAHDEKKLAIHIVSKENLFWETMETLKKEGASSILVLPIEKMLR
- the hisD gene encoding histidinol dehydrogenase, which codes for MEILIYENLNQIQKKEILRRPAVKAKDEISKIVEEIIQDVKKRGDEALIEQALKFDKVTISSIKISQDSIKNASKRIDKELKKAIKLAFENIKKFHEAQIFKKIKLETTKGVKCELLTRPIEKVGLYIPGGLAPLFSTVLMLAIPAKIAGCEKIVLASPAKINDAVLFCANLCGVDEVYQMGGAGAIAALAYGTQSVEKVDKIFGPGNAFVTEAKARVSADIEGADIDMQAGPSEVLVIADEYANAQFVASDLLSQAEHGADSQVLLVCLSENFAQKVNDEVQKQLENLARKELASQSIVHSKIIVAKNLEQSLEISNAYAPEHLIIQTQKPRELLSGIKHAGSVFLGAYSPESMGDYASGTNHVLPTYGLTKTHSSLNLADFSKKMTVQELSVKGFKRLGKSVAILAAAEALDAHKNAVELRLKSLKEK
- a CDS encoding R.Pab1 family restriction endonuclease, giving the protein MHEFKMLYELALTAVGGKIRIKERHTFNDYGKPIAPTQTKINIKHYIEWQIGYDEVVKKDAYHFVGANKKFKKLYELSDIIWQFYRQNIIKKETLLKLKTFLENNDALIEDKMQINRSVFKPLKIAHIDFLESKISYPLLVYSFKNNNFLSEIVIKEKQKAIGIQAMLFFCFPLYLLKDSKGKESFLGRKIQSKEKGYLEINEKNIDIFIQMLKIFGILSPNHKYDLIQILNFILKT
- the hisB gene encoding bifunctional histidinol-phosphatase/imidazoleglycerol-phosphate dehydratase HisB encodes the protein MGQKILFIDRDGTLIEEPKSDLQVDSLEKLRFENGAIPALLKLKNFGFQFVMISNQDGLGSPTFSRENFESAHQKMLDILKSCGIEFKDIFICPHFEHQNCECRKPKTAMLKDYIQHKLYDREQSFVIGDRESDMALAQNLGVRGLKYGTFTWQELCDEILSTFRNASVSRITKETKIQVKLALNGGKIKLDTGVGFFNHMLEQIAVHSGIGLEISCKGDLEIDEHHSVEDVALAFGSAIKKALGDKIGIGRYGFVLPMDEALASCSIDFCNRPHLVYKAKFKKQKLGELSTEMIEHFFYSLSYSMGASLHLKVKGQNEHHKAEGLFKAFGRALKMAIKIEDEKLASSKGVI